A stretch of DNA from Vanacampus margaritifer isolate UIUO_Vmar chromosome 1, RoL_Vmar_1.0, whole genome shotgun sequence:
GATGCAACCAATTAGCTTCAATGCTGGCCAATTAGCATATATGTCATCAAATTACAGCAGTGATCCTAAACGCTTACCATTAATGCTAACTGATTAACATCAAGTTCCACTGATTAGCATCAAGTCTCATAGCTGATTAGCATCAAAGTTGGTCAATGTCTCAAGAATAACCAATTAGCTTCAATGCTAGTCAATAAACAAATGTTAGCCAATTATTGCAGCAATGCTAAACGATTAGCATAATTGCTAACCAATCAACATCAGTGGTAGCTGATTAGCACCAAGGTCAACTGATAAGCATATCTTTTTTGTAGCTGATTAGCATGAAAACGAGACGAGTCAGCCTCAAAAAGTGGTTCGCTTCAACGCTTTTTGAATTAGCATACATGTTGGCAGCAACAATCCTAGCTTATCAGTCTCAACGTTAGCATGTAGACATCAATGCTAGCCAATTAGAATCACTGCTAGCTAACTGACATCATCACTAGCTGATGAGCATCCATGCTAACTGATTAGCATTATTGCCTAAATTCAATGCTAGTGGCTTAGCGGCGGCCATCATGTCGTAGCACCACGAGTGTGTCGTCTTCGAAACTCCAAGATGGACGACGGGGCGGGATGACGCAACAGGAAGTAGTTTCACATTCTCAtgtcgctttttttttgtgtgtgtgtgtgtgtgtgtgtgtgcgtgtgagttttgtgttgttttgatcCTCGCCAGCGACAAAGGGAAGTGatgacaaacaggaagtgatgatgGCAACAATCTTCGGCTAGATTGGCGGCGGAGCAAAATGGCGGCAAAAAGAAGCGAGGAGTTAAAAAAGTGCTACACAAGGTCTGACAATCCGTCCTTGCGTCCTTCAGTTCATCCTTCCATCTTTCCTTCCCTCCATCCTTTGTTCTATCAGGTCTCCATTCCGAAATGTCTTCTTTCCTTGCCTATCCTCCTTTCTTTCCTCTTCCTTTGATcctcctttccttccttccgtcTCACTTCTTACCTTATTCCTCTCATCGTCCCTTCCTTGCATAATTCTTCTCGTCTTCCTTTCCACCTgcatcttccttccttcctacaCTCCTCTTTTGATTCCTTCCCATCTTCCTGTCCTTCCATCTGTCCCTCCCCTTTCTACCCTTTCTATCCTTCCATCCGTCCTACAGTCCTCCCacccttttctttccttttcctcCTTTCTTGAGTTCGTCCTTCCTCCATCCCTCCTTCCCTTGCTCGTCCTCCATGGCGACACAGTAGAGTCGGAAAGCACAGTAACCCGGTCTCTGGTCTGGGCCGGTCCGGGCCCGCCCCAGCTATTTGTCCTTCCTCTCGGCCTGGATGCCGTTCGTGTAGACGGAAAACGGCAGCGTGGAGAAAATCCCATCGGCCGCGGTGAACATGttggcagcggcggcggcgggcatcTGCGTGGCCAGAGCGCCCGTCCCTCCGGCGGCCCCCGGGGAGCCCGCAAAGGGCCCCGCGGTGGctgcggcggcagcggcggccgACATGTTGAGACGGTGCACGTGGTGGTACAGCATCTCCATGGGGGTCTTGGGGTCCAGGCCGAAACCCGGGCCGTCTACAAAGTTCACCGAGGTGTTGGGCAGCAGGCTGCCCGGCGCCATGGCTAGCGTGACGTCGGCGGGTGCGTAGCGGATGGTCCCGGTAGTGTACACGCGGGGCGGCGTGCTCGCGGCGGGAGCCGGGGTGCTCGTGACGCGGTGGGCCAGAGGCAGGACCGCGTTGCCCGACTGCAAGCGCTGCAGCGCCTCCAGGTCGCCCGAGCACAAcagcgaggacgaggaggacgaggacgaggacgaggacgaggacgatgCGGTGGTGGGCGTACCCTGCCGCTTGTCGCGCGGCGACGCCGACAGGGGCGGTGACAGGGGGTCTGCTGAGGAACCGCCGGAGGGTGGCGCTAAACCGGAGGGGGTGGAGCTCCCGTTGTAGGGAGGTTTCCTGGCTCCGACCCCGCCTTCTGTGGCGGGCGGTGTGAGGACGGCGTCGGGGATGGGGACAAGGAGGGAACCGCCCTGCTTGAGGGGGCCCGGCGTGCCGGGCTTGGCCGTCATGCTGTACGGCGACTCGTTGCGGGAAATCTCCCGGTTGGGGGGAAAGTTCCAGATGCTGCTGTCGTTGTCGAAGTTGATGGGCTCCGACATTTCCGTCTTAATCTTCAGGACCGACGCCACCGACGTGACCTCGCCGCCGAGGTGCAAAGGGTTGGGGGCGGCGTCCAGCAGCGGGACCGGGCTGGGCGTCGTCGAGGACAGACGCAACTTCCTGCTTCGCGTGCGGTCCCACTTCTGCACTTTCCGCCTCTTCCGCCGCTGGAGCTTCTCCGCGCTTGCGCTCGCCGCGCCGCCGTCCACCTCGGCGCctccgtcgtcgtcgtcgtcatcgtcgtcctcTTGCTCCTCCGACGAAGACGACTGCGAGGGCTGAAGATGCTCGTCCGCCTCGCCGTAATGCTCCACCTTGATCTGAAGGCCGCCCAGGACGCCGCCCAGGACGCCGCCCAGGACGCCGCCCAGGACGCCGCCCAGGACGCCGTCGTCGGCCTCGTCCGGCTCAGCGTCGGAAGCGTCCAGGCTGTCGTCGCTCTCCGGACTGTCGCCGTTGCTGGAGGTTTCGGGCTCCTCCTCCGCCCGCTTCACTTCCTGCTCGGACGTGCAATGCGATTGGCTGCAGCGCTGCTGCTGCCGCCGAGACTCCGCTTCTGTGTCCTCGCTGCGCTCTGATTGGCCGAGCCTAGCAGCCCTCTTGTCGTTGTCTGGTGAGAAAACCACAAAGCAGAATTTGGAATTGAATACGACTTGCGATGACAAACTCCAGCAGAACGTTGCGCAGCTCCTGTTTGGGACGGGTAGGACTTACCTGAGTTTTCTTTGGACTCGCAGTCCGAGTCGGAAGGTTCCGAAGAATCCGAATTCTTTTCCGGAAGGCTCGGCATCTGGCCAAAGTCGATGGGCGTGTCCTTGTATTCGTGATTACTGTGATTACAAGGCAGAAAAATGTCACGCAGATATACGGAAAATACGCACAAACATGGAATTAAATGacaaagaaaaatatgtattttgtacatCATTAAATACAAAACGTATTCatgaaaaccccaaaacaaacaaaattaataatgaaataataaaagatTAAAGCCATTTTCAGAATCTCCTTTAGCGTACCgcgtgaacatttttttaaaattattttcttccactttaTAAACATATTTCATATAAAGTATTATTTCTACAATAATCTTttgattattataattattatcattattcttaaagatttaaaattgaacaaatctcatttataaaatttatgataaaaaaattgatataaaaaataaaaaaaacctaaatgGGAATAAAATGGCAGGAACtaaagaaaacaaaccaaaaataataCGAATAAGACGTGATATAAACGCATCCAGCTTGCAATGAATGCAAATCCAAATTCAAAGTTCTCAATAACCAACCTGAGCACGTAGTTGATCCAGATGATGTTCTTGTCGCCGGCGTTTTTGGCGTTGACGGCGATGGTGGCGCTGGACTGGATCCAAATGTAGCCGGCGCTCCTCTGCATCCAGCGGTAGTACTTGGTCACGCACTGCCCTTTGTTCATCACTGCACGCACGCCaacacacaagcacgcacacgcgcacttGTCATCCTGGTTGCAGTGAGTGTATTTGTCCACAGGATGGTGCTGTGACTCTTCCCTTAGAACCCCCCTTCCCCAAATTTGCACATTAAGCCCCCCCTGCTGCAATAAAGTGTCCAAATGAAGCAGTCAATGTTTATCGCCGCTCATCAGGAGTCGTTCGCCGACACTCAGTCGCCAAACTCCGCCTCCTGCCACATAATCCCTTTGGCGAGGAGGCCGCAAACATACAAGGTGGAACATTTCTACAAAAGCAACAGCACGCGTTCAAACTAGCAACTCAGACGCGCTctgttggaagaaaaaaatgaagcgaCATCATCATGACGTGACGTGACTTTAAGGGCAGGCGGATGgcggagggggaggagggggaggggtttcaacacacacacacacacaagtgtgcAAACACACGCTGAATGATTTAGCAtgaatgctaacgctaatggaGACTTTGACGAAACTTCAGTGACCTTCACTCAAGGCCACTAGGGCAGTTTTGATCAACCACAAATTGTGATATATTTGTTTGTCAGGTCGGCGGCGGCTAACGAAGGCAAAGccagagaaaggaaaaaaaaatgccacaggCCAACCCTGAGGCAACAACACATGGAAGATGACCACTTCCTGTCCCGCTAGCAACACCAGGAAGTCAAAATGTCAGTCATCCGGAAAGATTGAATCTGGATCCAAAAGGTttctccatccatccgtttACTACCGCTTAGGTCGGGTCGTAGGGgcgcccagacttccctctccccagccacttcagccagctcctcctgcaggatcccaaggcgtcCCCAGCCCAACCGAGAGACGTAGACTCCCCGGCGTGTTCTGGATCGTCCCCGGGGCATTCCCGCCGTTGGGACACGCCCGGAACGCTTCTccggggaggcgtccaggaggcctctgaaccagatgcctgagccacctcaactggctcctctccacatggaggagtagcggctcggcTCGGGATGAGCGAGCGTCTCACCCTCTGGACACCccgcggaggaaactcatttcggccgcttgtattcGGGATCGACTGGTAAAAGGTTTCTTCCGTGCATGTCTCAGCAGGGGACGACCCGAAGGCGGTCAAAATTCACAGGCTGTTTTTGCCCGTCTGGACGGCGTGGCAAGAAGACAGCTGGAGTTCGGGCCACTTTGAGGGGACGGATGTCGGCAGACGACGGGACGGGCGATGCCTCAACCGCTCTGTTGAGACGACTTTTCTACCAGCGGTCCTCGTCCTCCAGTGTCCggatgttgttgtcctgaaagGGACGTCCCTTCTTCTTGAGATGCAAACGAACCGCTGATTGTGGACCCGAAGCAGCCAATATTGACATCGTGATGTCAATATTTGTCCTTGTGTTAGCAGGCCATGTTTCGAGAAAACCCTCGAGCGTTTCTCTGAGAAACCTTGTGGAGCGCCACATTCCGCCTCCTGTTTGTGTCTTCAGTCCACAATTAGGAAAAGCCTTCTTGATGCGAGTCTGGTCCTTGTTGAGGATTTTCTCTGCTCCGTCCTTGAGGGTTCTGCTCAAACCCAACGTGTtccgctgggtccttctctgaGGCTTTGGACCGCGCAGACGACGCATCGTCCGTCCGGTCGTCAGTTTGGATGGGAGGGGACGGACGCACTTCCTGTCGTCCGCAAGTTGCCAGAAAAGCAAAGACACAACTTTTCTGCTTTGCATTGAAGTGATCGTGTCGCTTGTGCGCACGCGTttcatgcgtgtgcgtgcgcgttcaATCaagtcagccaatcagagcgcaGCAAGAGCAGGAATGAAAGACAAACTTCAATATTAGACATGGAAGTGGATGTCGTGTCGGTGCCTGCGTAGGTTcacaatgtgtgtgcgcgcacacaaGTGTAACATTTAGTCAGCCAATCGCAACGCAACGCTACCAGGAAGTAAAAGACAAACTGCGGTCTTTGACATTGAagtgactttgtgtgtgtgtttcacctGTGtgcacaggtgtgtgtgtgtgtgtaaaagtgtATGACAGGcgtttgatgtgtgtgtgtgttggcgtgTGCGTTGATTAAAGGTGGTGGGGGTCCGCAGAGACCAACTGAGCTAAAGCGCCTCCAGGCTTCAACGCCGAGCTTTGTGTCAAACGCTCTCGCTCGCCcattctctcgctctctctctctgtctctgtctgtctctgtctgtctgtctggccTGCTGCCTCTGTGTTTGTCTTTGCGCCGTGGCGTCCAGTCGTCCTCTTTGAGGCTCCAACCGTCTTTTCAAGCGTCGTCCCTCGCGATCTTTAAAAAGTCTGCCTCGTCAGCTACATCGCCGTCACACATGAATTATAAA
This window harbors:
- the npas3 gene encoding neuronal PAS domain-containing protein 3 isoform X2, whose protein sequence is MAPTKASIQHEHARTQRDPYWERPANAGSCSAARPKTLHLAAGQQHTSSPWLQALRKEKSRDAARSRRGKENFEFYELAKMLPLPGAITSQLDKASIIRLTISYLKTRDFANQGDPPWNLRMDAPPPNTSVKVCPSLTESSSVLSCAFSLSSRVCACACVCVRVHVCACVCVRVCVAIGNQRRRSPSTLASDIFEPHLGSHILQSLDAFVFALNKEARFLYISETVSIYLGLSQVELTGSSVFDYVHPGDHVEMAEQLGMKVPPGRGASSLGPGAANEDAASSASSASPHPDTPEPVESSSPNSVLSPDSCLERSFFIRMKSTLTKRGVHIKSSGYKVIHVTGRLRIRMALTHSRSVPNQILGMVVVAHALPPPTINEVRIDCQMFVTRVNMDLKIVYCENRISDYMDVSAVDIVGKRCYQLIHAEDVDAIRQSHLDLMNKGQCVTKYYRWMQRSAGYIWIQSSATIAVNAKNAGDKNIIWINYVLSNHEYKDTPIDFGQMPSLPEKNSDSSEPSDSDCESKENSDNDKRAARLGQSERSEDTEAESRRQQQRCSQSHCTSEQEVKRAEEEPETSSNGDSPESDDSLDASDAEPDEADDGVLGGVLGGVLGGVLGGVLGGLQIKVEHYGEADEHLQPSQSSSSEEQEDDDDDDDDGGAEVDGGAASASAEKLQRRKRRKVQKWDRTRSRKLRLSSTTPSPVPLLDAAPNPLHLGGEVTSVASVLKIKTEMSEPINFDNDSSIWNFPPNREISRNESPYSMTAKPGTPGPLKQGGSLLVPIPDAVLTPPATEGGVGARKPPYNGSSTPSGLAPPSGGSSADPLSPPLSASPRDKRQGTPTTASSSSSSSSSSSSSSLLCSGDLEALQRLQSGNAVLPLAHRVTSTPAPAASTPPRVYTTGTIRYAPADVTLAMAPGSLLPNTSVNFVDGPGFGLDPKTPMEMLYHHVHRLNMSAAAAAAATAGPFAGSPGAAGGTGALATQMPAAAAANMFTAADGIFSTLPFSVYTNGIQAERKDK
- the npas3 gene encoding neuronal PAS domain-containing protein 3 isoform X1; this encodes MIRIFPDFSVQVTASAAGAGAGAGGGGGMVSGAPVGRMPVPGATSGSPQSVQGLPGYQQSDPYWERPANAGSCSAARPKTLHLAAGQQHTSSPWLQALRKEKSRDAARSRRGKENFEFYELAKMLPLPGAITSQLDKASIIRLTISYLKTRDFANQGDPPWNLRMDAPPPNTSVKAIGNQRRRSPSTLASDIFEPHLGSHILQSLDAFVFALNKEARFLYISETVSIYLGLSQVELTGSSVFDYVHPGDHVEMAEQLGMKVPPGRGASSLGPGAANEDAASSASSASPHPDTPEPVESSSPNSVLSPDSCLERSFFIRMKSTLTKRGVHIKSSGYKVIHVTGRLRIRMALTHSRSVPNQILGMVVVAHALPPPTINEVRIDCQMFVTRVNMDLKIVYCENRISDYMDVSAVDIVGKRCYQLIHAEDVDAIRQSHLDLMNKGQCVTKYYRWMQRSAGYIWIQSSATIAVNAKNAGDKNIIWINYVLSNHEYKDTPIDFGQMPSLPEKNSDSSEPSDSDCESKENSDNDKRAARLGQSERSEDTEAESRRQQQRCSQSHCTSEQEVKRAEEEPETSSNGDSPESDDSLDASDAEPDEADDGVLGGVLGGVLGGVLGGVLGGLQIKVEHYGEADEHLQPSQSSSSEEQEDDDDDDDDGGAEVDGGAASASAEKLQRRKRRKVQKWDRTRSRKLRLSSTTPSPVPLLDAAPNPLHLGGEVTSVASVLKIKTEMSEPINFDNDSSIWNFPPNREISRNESPYSMTAKPGTPGPLKQGGSLLVPIPDAVLTPPATEGGVGARKPPYNGSSTPSGLAPPSGGSSADPLSPPLSASPRDKRQGTPTTASSSSSSSSSSSSSSLLCSGDLEALQRLQSGNAVLPLAHRVTSTPAPAASTPPRVYTTGTIRYAPADVTLAMAPGSLLPNTSVNFVDGPGFGLDPKTPMEMLYHHVHRLNMSAAAAAAATAGPFAGSPGAAGGTGALATQMPAAAAANMFTAADGIFSTLPFSVYTNGIQAERKDK
- the npas3 gene encoding neuronal PAS domain-containing protein 3 isoform X3, translating into MLPLPGAITSQLDKASIIRLTISYLKTRDFANQGDPPWNLRMDAPPPNTSVKVCPSLTESSSVLSCAFSLSSRVCACACVCVRVHVCACVCVRVCVAIGNQRRRSPSTLASDIFEPHLGSHILQSLDAFVFALNKEARFLYISETVSIYLGLSQVELTGSSVFDYVHPGDHVEMAEQLGMKVPPGRGASSLGPGAANEDAASSASSASPHPDTPEPVESSSPNSVLSPDSCLERSFFIRMKSTLTKRGVHIKSSGYKVIHVTGRLRIRMALTHSRSVPNQILGMVVVAHALPPPTINEVRIDCQMFVTRVNMDLKIVYCENRISDYMDVSAVDIVGKRCYQLIHAEDVDAIRQSHLDLMNKGQCVTKYYRWMQRSAGYIWIQSSATIAVNAKNAGDKNIIWINYVLSNHEYKDTPIDFGQMPSLPEKNSDSSEPSDSDCESKENSDNDKRAARLGQSERSEDTEAESRRQQQRCSQSHCTSEQEVKRAEEEPETSSNGDSPESDDSLDASDAEPDEADDGVLGGVLGGVLGGVLGGVLGGLQIKVEHYGEADEHLQPSQSSSSEEQEDDDDDDDDGGAEVDGGAASASAEKLQRRKRRKVQKWDRTRSRKLRLSSTTPSPVPLLDAAPNPLHLGGEVTSVASVLKIKTEMSEPINFDNDSSIWNFPPNREISRNESPYSMTAKPGTPGPLKQGGSLLVPIPDAVLTPPATEGGVGARKPPYNGSSTPSGLAPPSGGSSADPLSPPLSASPRDKRQGTPTTASSSSSSSSSSSSSSLLCSGDLEALQRLQSGNAVLPLAHRVTSTPAPAASTPPRVYTTGTIRYAPADVTLAMAPGSLLPNTSVNFVDGPGFGLDPKTPMEMLYHHVHRLNMSAAAAAAATAGPFAGSPGAAGGTGALATQMPAAAAANMFTAADGIFSTLPFSVYTNGIQAERKDK